A window of the Desulfobacula toluolica Tol2 genome harbors these coding sequences:
- the ybeY gene encoding rRNA maturation RNase YbeY: MKKTDHLKILIDNQQKKKIPTDTIRQKTKQILSALGCDAHEISIVITDDNQIQQLNKTYRSIDKPTNVLAFPMQEGRFADITPGLLGDVVISCKTAQKEADMSDITLLERMSQLLIHGILHLMGFDHETSPADSKKMEDKSLELLREIETNKNLNAF; the protein is encoded by the coding sequence ATGAAAAAAACGGATCACCTAAAGATACTGATCGACAATCAGCAAAAAAAGAAAATACCAACGGACACCATCCGCCAAAAGACAAAACAGATCTTAAGCGCCTTGGGTTGTGATGCCCATGAAATATCCATTGTCATTACGGATGATAACCAAATTCAACAGCTCAACAAAACCTATAGAAGCATTGACAAACCCACAAACGTCCTGGCTTTTCCCATGCAGGAGGGCCGGTTTGCCGATATAACACCCGGCCTTTTAGGGGATGTTGTCATCTCTTGTAAAACAGCTCAAAAAGAGGCGGATATGTCTGATATAACTCTTTTGGAAAGAATGTCCCAGCTTTTGATCCACGGAATTCTTCATTTAATGGGCTTTGATCATGAAACAAGCCCGGCAGATTCAAAAAAAATGGAAGATAAAAGCCTTGAACTGTTAAGAGAGATTGAGACAAATAAAAATTTAAATGCTTTTTAA
- a CDS encoding TetR/AcrR family transcriptional regulator, whose translation MQKNKSEKYNKILDSAGAVFAQFGFYKATISQIASRAGVADGTVYLYFKNKEDILYQFISFKTNSVFKKINAAVEKGRNAEEKLRQLIRSHMDEFQKDKNMAIIFQSEVRYFRDIQFQIKDISKMYLELLSDIIEQGQIEGAFRQDLFVGLVKRFIPGAVEGVISTWVSADGGYDLVSMADPLVDLYLTGIREQ comes from the coding sequence TTGCAGAAAAATAAATCGGAAAAATACAATAAAATATTAGACAGTGCAGGTGCCGTATTTGCGCAATTTGGATTCTACAAGGCAACCATATCCCAGATCGCATCAAGGGCAGGTGTGGCAGACGGTACAGTATATTTGTATTTTAAAAATAAGGAAGATATCCTTTATCAGTTTATCAGTTTTAAAACCAATTCCGTATTTAAAAAAATAAATGCTGCCGTTGAAAAGGGTCGAAATGCCGAGGAAAAATTGCGTCAATTAATTCGATCTCATATGGATGAATTTCAAAAAGATAAAAATATGGCCATTATTTTTCAGTCGGAAGTCAGATACTTCAGAGATATCCAATTTCAAATTAAAGATATATCAAAAATGTATCTGGAGCTTTTGTCGGATATTATTGAACAGGGGCAGATCGAAGGAGCCTTTCGACAGGATCTGTTTGTCGGTCTGGTGAAACGTTTTATTCCGGGTGCTGTAGAAGGTGTCATCAGCACCTGGGTATCTGCTGATGGCGGATATGACCTTGTTTCAATGGCAGATCCTCTAGTGGATCTTTATTTGACAGGGATCAGAGAACAGTGA
- a CDS encoding class II fructose-bisphosphate aldolase yields the protein MTKPLIYSSDFETALDLGRPPNIKQLFPNSKALIVSGKYIDRAMLIKKNCMTIAANGRNAFVIRGALAAAQRANAAIIIEIARSEGGTAAYCAVNLWNIARQTDAFMNELGITIPVAIHADHFGIKTKEDIEPAKTQIPSLFDAGITSIAIDASHMPDAQNLLANIELYPFVPEWAGLETEVGEIKGKLGLSTAQEALFLIQGLNAHNIFPDWIALNNGTTHGIEASDTGINVELTTQIHEALSKYKISGAQHGTSGNNSERLRDIASKTRTTKANVATALQMISWGVEVNDYGNAILNNGQFIKQKKRGVSEQLWKEMQAFANANDIKGGNFKKLNLPFENKLLAQPKEIRDRMAKDVEDFVFGLLTNVFNTTDTARIVIDEILKNRSHDPGFKAEKIEQKNNWTTEKIMETASMMNTDKGPEGNFDD from the coding sequence ATGACAAAACCATTAATATATTCTTCAGACTTTGAAACTGCTCTTGATCTTGGCAGACCCCCCAATATAAAACAACTGTTTCCTAATTCCAAAGCACTGATTGTAAGCGGGAAATATATAGACCGTGCCATGTTGATCAAGAAAAACTGCATGACCATAGCTGCAAACGGCCGTAACGCTTTTGTGATCAGGGGAGCCCTTGCAGCTGCCCAACGCGCAAATGCCGCAATTATTATTGAAATTGCCAGATCAGAGGGCGGAACAGCCGCCTATTGCGCAGTTAACCTATGGAACATTGCCAGACAGACAGATGCCTTCATGAACGAACTTGGCATTACTATTCCCGTTGCCATCCATGCGGATCATTTTGGGATAAAAACAAAAGAAGACATAGAGCCTGCAAAAACTCAAATCCCTTCCCTGTTTGATGCCGGCATCACTTCCATTGCCATAGACGCCTCCCATATGCCGGATGCCCAAAATCTTCTGGCAAACATTGAATTATACCCCTTTGTGCCGGAATGGGCCGGTCTTGAGACAGAAGTCGGTGAGATAAAAGGCAAACTCGGACTTTCAACCGCCCAAGAAGCGCTCTTTCTTATTCAAGGACTTAATGCCCACAATATTTTCCCTGATTGGATCGCTTTGAACAATGGCACAACCCATGGCATTGAAGCCAGCGATACCGGTATCAATGTCGAACTTACCACTCAAATTCATGAAGCACTTTCCAAATACAAGATTTCCGGCGCACAGCACGGCACCTCCGGCAACAATTCCGAAAGACTTCGAGATATTGCCTCAAAGACCCGTACAACCAAAGCCAACGTGGCAACCGCCCTGCAAATGATCTCCTGGGGTGTTGAGGTCAATGATTATGGAAACGCCATCCTGAACAACGGTCAGTTTATCAAACAAAAAAAACGGGGTGTTTCAGAACAGCTGTGGAAGGAAATGCAAGCCTTTGCAAACGCAAATGATATAAAAGGCGGAAACTTCAAAAAGCTGAACCTTCCCTTTGAAAACAAATTACTGGCACAGCCAAAAGAAATCCGGGACAGAATGGCAAAAGATGTCGAAGACTTTGTATTCGGTCTGTTAACCAATGTATTTAACACCACGGACACAGCCCGGATAGTGATTGATGAAATTTTAAAAAACAGATCCCATGATCCCGGTTTCAAGGCTGAAAAAATTGAACAAAAAAACAACTGGACAACAGAAAAAATAATGGAAACCGCCTCAATGATGAACACAGACAAGGGGCCTGAGGGAAATTTTGATGATTAA
- a CDS encoding pyridoxine 5'-phosphate synthase, whose amino-acid sequence MAQLAVNVDHVATLRNARGVTFPEPIAAAVAAETAGADGIVVHLREDRRHINERDVRLLRKIVQSKLILEMGATSEMLGIALDVKPDCVTLVPEKREELTTEGGLDLITHENNIRQAIATLKNAGIAVCIFIDPDLDQIKLAHKIDADMIEIHTGAFCDATNDAQKQSEFSRIVDAAKIGTKLKLEVNAGHGIGYNTIQAFKGLSEISEFSIGHSIVARAILTGMDQAVRDMKQLIGAL is encoded by the coding sequence ATGGCCCAACTTGCTGTAAATGTAGATCATGTGGCAACCTTGAGAAATGCCCGGGGAGTTACATTTCCTGAACCAATTGCCGCTGCTGTTGCTGCCGAGACAGCAGGGGCTGACGGAATAGTTGTTCATTTAAGAGAAGATCGGCGACATATCAACGAAAGAGATGTCAGGCTGCTGAGAAAAATCGTACAATCAAAACTCATACTGGAAATGGGTGCTACCAGTGAAATGCTGGGAATTGCACTTGATGTCAAGCCTGACTGTGTTACCCTTGTCCCTGAAAAAAGAGAAGAGCTCACCACCGAGGGGGGGCTGGATCTTATCACCCATGAAAACAACATAAGACAAGCCATAGCAACCTTGAAAAATGCAGGTATTGCCGTATGCATTTTTATCGACCCGGATCTTGACCAGATCAAACTTGCACATAAAATTGATGCTGACATGATTGAAATCCATACAGGTGCTTTTTGCGATGCCACAAACGATGCCCAGAAGCAAAGTGAATTTTCAAGAATCGTTGATGCTGCAAAAATCGGAACCAAGTTAAAACTTGAAGTAAACGCCGGCCACGGAATCGGATACAATACCATCCAAGCCTTTAAAGGACTGAGCGAAATCAGTGAATTCAGCATCGGACACAGTATTGTTGCAAGAGCCATCCTGACAGGAATGGACCAGGCTGTCAGGGATATGAAACAATTAATTGGAGCACTTTAA
- the mazG gene encoding nucleoside triphosphate pyrophosphohydrolase: protein METIDALFNIIRTLRSKNGCAWDQKQTPETMWKCLAEELYELEEAIAKQDLQNICEELGDVLFQLIFVLEIFQEKQLFTFSEVVDKVSKKMIRRHPHVYEDASISNEQELNQQWESIKALEHEENGQIRASVLDSVPKGMPSLIRALKVSKCAVKEGFDWDNIHEVLDAVKDEINEFEEALRSGSKNEAMMEFGDILFTLVNVARVAGFHPETALAGSTAKFEGRFRLMEKELKEKQVNLKDLSKNQKELFWNRAKQSYDR from the coding sequence TTGGAAACGATAGATGCACTGTTTAACATTATCCGAACATTAAGAAGCAAAAACGGGTGTGCGTGGGATCAAAAACAAACCCCTGAAACCATGTGGAAATGCCTTGCAGAAGAATTATATGAACTGGAAGAGGCAATTGCAAAACAAGACCTGCAAAATATATGCGAGGAATTGGGGGATGTTCTGTTTCAATTGATATTTGTTTTGGAGATTTTTCAGGAAAAACAACTGTTTACGTTTTCAGAAGTGGTGGACAAGGTCTCAAAAAAGATGATCCGCCGTCATCCCCATGTATACGAAGATGCCAGTATATCAAATGAACAAGAGTTGAATCAACAGTGGGAATCAATCAAAGCTCTTGAGCATGAAGAAAATGGACAGATAAGAGCATCTGTGCTGGATTCGGTTCCCAAAGGGATGCCATCTTTGATTCGGGCCTTGAAAGTATCCAAATGTGCTGTAAAAGAAGGATTTGACTGGGATAATATACATGAAGTGCTGGATGCGGTCAAAGATGAAATCAATGAGTTTGAAGAAGCCTTAAGATCCGGGAGTAAAAACGAGGCAATGATGGAATTTGGCGACATTTTGTTTACTCTTGTCAATGTGGCAAGGGTTGCAGGGTTTCATCCTGAAACTGCTCTTGCCGGTTCTACGGCAAAGTTTGAAGGCCGGTTCAGGTTGATGGAAAAAGAGTTAAAGGAGAAACAGGTCAACCTTAAAGATCTTTCAAAGAATCAAAAAGAACTGTTTTGGAACCGGGCAAAACAATCCTATGACAGATAA
- a CDS encoding response regulator — MTDQKTILIIDDEVTIRDSLKSFFEDEDYLVFSAENGESGLDIFFNNQVDIVITDLRMPGMDGIEVMKTIHKSKPDTPLIVISGAGKKEDIIKALRMGAKDYITKPVEDLDMISHTVKQVLENKRLFEENKRYRKQLEKSEHQYRTITENIVEGVFTVDEHENFTYTNQAFCIMTGYSSDEILKKNIKDLSDEDNFKIIQQQTQNRKTGLSSRYEIQIFDKSNHPVHVELACSPIWSDTNIYKGSISVVRDITKFIELRKKFQRFLLQKDSNSKDILPICANCKSIKIEKNNWVQVEDYFSTIVFSHGICPACCEKLYPGFDFSVLDKNENDL, encoded by the coding sequence ATGACCGATCAAAAAACGATATTAATAATTGACGATGAAGTAACCATTAGAGATAGTCTGAAATCTTTTTTTGAAGATGAGGACTATCTTGTCTTTTCTGCAGAAAATGGTGAAAGCGGCCTGGATATTTTTTTCAATAACCAGGTTGATATTGTTATCACTGACTTAAGGATGCCTGGAATGGATGGCATTGAAGTCATGAAAACTATTCACAAATCAAAACCGGATACGCCATTGATCGTGATATCCGGGGCCGGGAAAAAAGAAGATATTATCAAGGCTCTGCGCATGGGGGCCAAAGATTATATTACAAAACCCGTTGAAGATCTTGACATGATAAGCCATACTGTTAAGCAGGTTCTTGAAAACAAAAGGTTGTTTGAAGAAAACAAGCGATATCGAAAGCAGCTTGAAAAAAGTGAACACCAGTACAGAACCATTACGGAAAATATTGTTGAGGGTGTTTTCACAGTGGATGAACATGAAAACTTTACCTATACCAACCAGGCATTTTGCATCATGACAGGGTATTCAAGTGATGAGATACTGAAAAAAAACATCAAAGATCTCTCTGATGAAGACAATTTTAAGATTATTCAACAACAAACCCAGAACAGAAAAACCGGATTAAGCAGCAGGTATGAGATACAAATATTTGATAAAAGCAACCATCCTGTTCACGTGGAACTGGCCTGCAGCCCTATTTGGAGTGACACAAACATATACAAAGGGTCTATCTCAGTTGTCCGGGATATCACAAAATTCATTGAGCTTAGAAAAAAATTCCAGAGATTTCTCTTGCAAAAAGATTCAAATTCAAAGGATATTCTCCCTATCTGTGCAAATTGCAAAAGCATCAAAATAGAAAAAAACAATTGGGTGCAGGTTGAAGATTATTTTTCAACCATTGTGTTTTCCCACGGTATATGCCCTGCATGCTGTGAAAAATTATATCCTGGATTTGACTTCTCAGTCTTGGATAAGAACGAGAATGACCTCTAA
- a CDS encoding CvpA family protein, producing MNAFDIVVIVIVSFCLIRGLFRGLIGEVSGIIGVAAGFYGAYTYYPLITPYAESWIENPGIRNIAVFFLLFCAVLIAVSIASVLIRKFLNLVFLGWIDRTFGLVFGAAKGILIVSVLFIMITTFLPKDSSFLAGSKFLPYVAQVSKTMTVFVSQNTRKDFLKKLEGIL from the coding sequence ATGAACGCTTTTGATATTGTCGTTATTGTGATTGTCTCATTTTGTCTGATACGGGGGCTTTTCAGAGGATTGATCGGAGAGGTTTCCGGAATCATCGGTGTTGCCGCAGGGTTTTATGGTGCCTATACATACTATCCCTTGATAACCCCTTATGCTGAATCATGGATTGAAAATCCCGGAATCAGAAATATTGCGGTTTTTTTTCTTTTGTTTTGTGCTGTTTTAATCGCCGTCAGTATTGCTTCGGTATTGATCCGGAAATTTCTGAACCTTGTTTTTTTAGGGTGGATAGACAGAACCTTTGGTCTTGTTTTTGGGGCTGCCAAAGGGATTTTGATTGTATCGGTTCTTTTTATTATGATCACAACATTTTTGCCAAAGGATTCAAGCTTTTTGGCCGGCTCAAAATTTTTGCCTTATGTTGCACAAGTATCTAAAACCATGACTGTGTTTGTATCCCAAAATACTAGAAAAGATTTTTTAAAAAAGTTGGAAGGAATTCTTTAA
- a CDS encoding HD family phosphohydrolase — protein sequence MKKSKNENKIRQAKKFFLTKPSILWILLIIFTIVFTITITHYPIQNKISHFYTIGDVAKRDIKAPKNFFIEDKEATNLKKNEVKESVKNVYDFDANLIKKISSNIDSAMKIPQELFKKAERQNLEPAPTFEIVLDTQPEFEEKLGIEVSKGAYSILYKHQFSPDISMKIKTIITNILTNGVVANKEILLKEAHKGIILRNIDSKKERTVNNLKIFYGPDQAKTMVRIEGQPILKDINYNLSNLIVDLCQRLLQPNITLNKNETEKRIRNTEDQIKPILYKIKAGEMILREGERVDKVHLVKLLALKEQIEEKDIFISSTGIALITFFSVLVIYTLFLKDNKKLKTDHNKHIFFLALGLVLYLTFAKFSTQIAQSANPEIPWDISSMSFFMILPIPAAAMLTCLFLGFDIAVIFTVILSLLTSLVFSGSFEVFIFFFLSSITAAWWIKEKQERKNFIMAGFKLAVFNAVLALSLGFYSLARPDVVIITKEMMLAFCGGLFSATFTVGFTPLIEILFDYTTDSKFLEFSNLDRPLIKKLMIEAPGTYNHSIIVATLAEAAASAIDAGTLKAKVMGYYHDIGKLDKTLYFIENQADGKNRHDKLSPSMSALVLIGHVKKGVELAKKYKLGNEIIEGIIQHHGTSLIKYFYQKSLNSGNDTVKEEDFRYPGPKPQTREAGIVMLADVVEAAVRALERPTPARIQGRVKELINDIFADGQLEECELTLKDLHQIAKSFNNILTSIYHSRIEYPDKAQEKKNEKNGSPKDTDRQSAKKENTNGHHPPKDKTDLKRLGL from the coding sequence ATGAAAAAAAGCAAAAACGAAAATAAGATCAGGCAGGCAAAAAAATTCTTTTTGACCAAACCTTCCATATTGTGGATTTTGCTGATTATTTTCACAATTGTCTTTACCATTACCATAACCCATTACCCGATACAAAATAAAATATCCCATTTTTATACGATCGGGGATGTGGCAAAAAGGGACATCAAAGCGCCTAAAAACTTCTTTATTGAAGACAAGGAAGCAACCAATCTGAAAAAAAATGAAGTAAAAGAATCCGTTAAAAATGTATATGACTTTGATGCCAACCTGATAAAAAAGATCTCTTCCAATATTGATTCAGCAATGAAAATCCCCCAGGAATTGTTCAAGAAAGCAGAGCGACAAAACCTTGAACCGGCTCCTACATTTGAAATTGTACTGGATACCCAACCTGAATTTGAAGAAAAACTGGGTATTGAAGTCAGCAAAGGGGCCTATTCTATCTTATATAAACACCAATTCTCTCCTGACATTTCCATGAAGATTAAAACCATTATTACAAACATTCTTACAAACGGGGTTGTGGCAAACAAGGAAATATTACTCAAGGAAGCCCACAAAGGAATTATTCTTCGAAATATCGACTCGAAAAAAGAGCGAACGGTCAATAATTTAAAAATTTTTTACGGTCCGGATCAGGCTAAAACAATGGTTCGAATCGAGGGGCAACCCATATTAAAGGATATCAACTATAATCTTTCCAACCTGATCGTTGATCTTTGCCAGAGATTGCTGCAACCCAATATTACCTTGAATAAAAATGAAACCGAAAAAAGAATACGAAATACCGAGGATCAAATCAAACCGATCCTCTATAAGATCAAAGCCGGTGAAATGATTTTAAGGGAAGGCGAACGTGTTGACAAAGTTCATTTGGTAAAACTGCTTGCCCTCAAAGAACAGATAGAAGAAAAGGATATTTTTATTTCAAGTACGGGAATAGCCTTAATCACTTTTTTTTCCGTCCTGGTTATCTATACCCTGTTTTTAAAAGACAACAAAAAGTTAAAAACAGATCATAATAAACATATTTTTTTCCTGGCATTGGGACTTGTTCTGTATCTCACCTTTGCCAAATTTTCAACCCAAATTGCCCAGTCTGCCAATCCTGAAATTCCATGGGATATCTCTTCCATGTCATTTTTCATGATTCTTCCCATACCGGCAGCGGCCATGTTGACCTGCCTGTTCCTTGGTTTTGATATTGCCGTTATTTTTACAGTTATTCTTTCTTTGCTCACAAGTCTTGTTTTTTCAGGAAGCTTTGAGGTTTTTATATTTTTCTTTTTATCCAGCATTACTGCTGCCTGGTGGATCAAGGAAAAACAGGAAAGAAAAAATTTCATTATGGCCGGTTTCAAGCTTGCCGTGTTCAATGCAGTCCTGGCCCTTTCCCTTGGGTTCTATTCTCTTGCCCGCCCCGATGTTGTTATTATTACAAAAGAAATGATGCTGGCCTTTTGCGGAGGTCTTTTTTCAGCTACTTTTACCGTCGGGTTCACCCCTTTGATTGAGATTCTTTTTGATTACACAACAGACTCAAAATTCCTGGAATTTTCAAACCTGGACAGACCCCTGATCAAAAAGCTGATGATTGAAGCACCCGGCACATATAATCACAGCATCATTGTTGCCACACTTGCGGAAGCCGCAGCATCGGCGATTGATGCAGGCACGCTTAAGGCAAAAGTAATGGGGTATTATCATGATATCGGAAAACTGGATAAAACATTATATTTTATTGAGAATCAGGCAGACGGTAAAAACAGGCATGATAAACTCTCGCCTTCCATGTCAGCCCTTGTTTTAATCGGTCATGTGAAAAAAGGTGTTGAGCTTGCAAAAAAATATAAATTAGGCAATGAAATCATTGAAGGAATTATTCAGCATCACGGCACATCCCTGATCAAATATTTTTATCAAAAAAGTTTAAATAGCGGTAATGATACGGTAAAAGAAGAAGATTTCAGATATCCCGGCCCAAAACCCCAGACTCGGGAAGCCGGGATTGTCATGCTGGCCGATGTTGTGGAAGCTGCCGTCAGGGCACTGGAACGCCCCACGCCTGCAAGAATCCAGGGAAGGGTCAAAGAACTGATTAATGATATTTTTGCAGACGGACAATTAGAAGAATGCGAACTGACCTTAAAAGATCTGCACCAGATTGCAAAAAGCTTTAATAATATTTTAACAAGTATTTATCACAGCCGTATAGAATACCCGGACAAAGCCCAGGAAAAGAAAAATGAAAAAAACGGATCACCTAAAGATACTGATCGACAATCAGCAAAAAAAGAAAATACCAACGGACACCATCCGCCAAAAGACAAAACAGATCTTAAGCGCCTTGGGTTGTGA
- a CDS encoding flagellar biosynthesis anti-sigma factor FlgM, with protein sequence MKILNSTPGYINKMYSNKTAKNIKTQKNDDLDANKNIDRINFSDRTKNLQKMSKAMETDPADRKKYVSDIKQKFETNQYTINADAIAEKMAGSILNEVG encoded by the coding sequence ATGAAAATATTAAATTCTACTCCCGGTTATATCAATAAGATGTATTCCAACAAAACCGCTAAAAACATTAAAACACAAAAAAATGACGATTTAGATGCTAATAAAAATATCGACCGAATTAATTTTTCCGACCGGACTAAAAATCTTCAAAAAATGTCCAAAGCCATGGAAACTGATCCGGCAGACAGGAAAAAATATGTGTCAGATATCAAACAAAAGTTTGAAACTAATCAATACACTATTAATGCTGATGCCATTGCCGAAAAGATGGCTGGTTCAATCTTAAATGAAGTCGGTTAA
- a CDS encoding PhoH family protein, with protein MKNITFKNLDLTRELFGHHNHNLDKICQAFKVEIHTRGNAILVDGNPQDINLAEKLINQIYQLLEDNFTFEEADIDAAINTIKNNNNSHLKKIFLTTVFKTIKNKAITPRNPSQQKYVEAVNKNDIVISIGPAGTGKTYLAMAMAMAAFSKGRVKKIILTRPAVEAGEALGFLPGDMAQKINPYLRPLYDALYDMMEFEKAKALIEQDTIEIAPLAFMRGRTLNNAFIILDEAQNTTSEQMKMFLTRIGYGSKAIVTGDITQVDLPSGKKSGLIEAKKILTDIKGIEFIYFSKDDVVRHKLVSNIIDAYEKKQKRK; from the coding sequence ATGAAAAATATAACCTTTAAAAATCTTGATCTCACCCGCGAACTTTTCGGACACCATAACCATAACCTGGATAAAATTTGTCAGGCATTTAAGGTTGAAATCCATACCCGGGGCAATGCCATACTGGTTGACGGCAATCCTCAGGATATCAATCTTGCTGAAAAACTGATCAACCAAATATATCAGCTTTTAGAAGATAACTTCACCTTTGAGGAAGCTGATATTGATGCAGCCATTAATACCATAAAAAACAACAACAACTCCCATTTAAAAAAAATTTTCCTGACAACAGTCTTTAAAACGATCAAAAACAAAGCCATTACCCCTCGAAATCCTTCCCAGCAAAAGTATGTCGAGGCTGTCAATAAAAATGACATTGTTATTTCCATCGGCCCTGCCGGGACAGGCAAAACCTACCTTGCCATGGCCATGGCAATGGCGGCATTTTCAAAAGGGAGAGTCAAAAAAATCATATTGACGCGACCGGCTGTAGAAGCCGGCGAAGCCCTGGGATTTTTGCCCGGAGACATGGCCCAGAAAATCAACCCCTACCTTAGGCCACTGTATGACGCCCTGTATGACATGATGGAATTTGAAAAAGCAAAAGCACTCATTGAACAGGATACCATTGAAATAGCCCCCCTTGCATTCATGCGGGGCAGAACATTAAACAATGCCTTTATTATTCTGGATGAAGCACAGAATACCACATCCGAACAAATGAAAATGTTTTTAACACGAATCGGATATGGATCAAAAGCTATTGTAACAGGTGATATCACCCAGGTCGACCTTCCATCCGGCAAAAAATCCGGTCTGATTGAAGCAAAAAAGATCCTGACAGATATAAAAGGAATTGAATTTATATATTTTTCAAAGGATGACGTTGTCCGGCATAAACTTGTATCAAATATTATAGACGCCTATGAAAAAAAGCAAAAACGAAAATAA
- a CDS encoding DVU0524 family FlgM-associated protein, whose translation MQIPSYQIKNVLKTYSRQLSQGKILNKNKFGVTNKSSADSVTISSEGKRQTIIDKVATSIVDKIITEGPKAKNEEDITSQIEKELGKKIDFTKNKNQFTYTVIDEDNQKATHTLSVEDSNFVVKRMTELAREVADSNMEL comes from the coding sequence ATGCAAATACCTTCATATCAAATAAAAAATGTCCTAAAGACTTACTCACGCCAGTTGAGCCAGGGCAAAATATTGAACAAAAACAAATTCGGTGTCACCAATAAAAGTTCTGCCGACAGTGTGACCATATCCTCTGAAGGAAAAAGACAGACCATTATTGATAAAGTCGCCACGAGTATTGTAGATAAAATTATTACTGAAGGGCCTAAAGCAAAAAACGAAGAAGATATCACCAGTCAGATTGAAAAAGAATTAGGGAAAAAAATTGATTTCACAAAAAACAAAAATCAATTCACATATACCGTGATTGATGAAGACAATCAAAAAGCAACCCATACCTTATCTGTTGAAGATTCAAATTTCGTTGTTAAACGAATGACGGAATTAGCTCGGGAAGTAGCAGACAGCAATATGGAATTATAA